One genomic segment of Natrialbaceae archaeon AArc-T1-2 includes these proteins:
- a CDS encoding geranylgeranyl reductase family protein, translating into MYDFVTVGVGPPGARFARRAAEQGYDVLALESGTIGDPLACSGHVSTDVWAFTGEDARTELLQNEVYGARFHVGGPDSSAYPFYKPEAVSNVIDRVGLDRHLAELAGEAGADVRDGHTVTAVTEYSDRVELEVQGPGGTETVAAKMVAGCDGPRSKVRSELALPEPDELLHGVLAFATDPDHGNFVDVHLTAPRFFAWRIPRGEAGVEYGLAAPPGVQVGKHFEELIDGYEVAVTDRCSGVIPIGPPDRVTTRRGFLIGDAAAQTKPFTGGGILYGMTSADHAAGEIDPDRPTTLAAYERAWREELEREIELGHLIRRAYSLPEPLQRIGLRALSGEIGVHMDRPSSVLSLEHLKATFSLPR; encoded by the coding sequence ATGTACGACTTCGTGACCGTGGGCGTCGGTCCGCCGGGGGCCCGATTCGCACGACGGGCAGCCGAGCAAGGGTACGACGTGCTGGCACTCGAGTCGGGAACGATCGGCGATCCGCTCGCGTGCTCCGGACACGTCAGCACGGACGTCTGGGCGTTTACGGGCGAGGATGCACGCACGGAGCTGTTGCAAAACGAGGTCTACGGCGCACGCTTTCACGTCGGCGGTCCCGACAGCAGCGCCTACCCGTTCTACAAGCCCGAGGCCGTTTCGAACGTCATCGATCGGGTCGGGCTCGACCGTCACCTCGCCGAACTCGCGGGCGAGGCGGGTGCGGACGTCCGCGACGGTCACACCGTCACCGCGGTCACGGAGTATTCCGACCGGGTCGAACTCGAGGTCCAGGGGCCGGGCGGCACCGAGACCGTCGCGGCGAAGATGGTCGCGGGCTGTGACGGACCGCGCTCGAAGGTTCGGTCAGAACTCGCCTTACCCGAGCCCGACGAACTGCTCCACGGCGTGCTCGCGTTCGCGACGGATCCGGACCACGGGAACTTCGTCGACGTCCACCTCACCGCGCCGCGGTTTTTCGCCTGGCGGATCCCACGCGGCGAGGCGGGCGTCGAGTACGGCCTCGCCGCGCCGCCGGGTGTCCAGGTCGGCAAACACTTCGAGGAGCTGATCGACGGCTACGAGGTCGCGGTCACGGACCGCTGTTCGGGCGTGATCCCTATTGGACCGCCAGACCGCGTGACGACCCGTCGAGGGTTCCTGATCGGCGACGCCGCCGCCCAGACCAAGCCGTTTACTGGCGGCGGAATCCTCTATGGAATGACAAGCGCCGACCACGCCGCAGGCGAGATCGATCCCGATCGGCCGACCACGCTCGCCGCCTACGAACGGGCCTGGCGCGAGGAGCTCGAGCGAGAGATCGAACTCGGTCACCTGATCCGGCGGGCCTACTCGCTCCCGGAGCCGCTCCAGCGGATCGGTCTCCGGGCGCTCTCGGGCGAGATCGGCGTTCACATGGATCGGCCGAGCTCCGTCCTCTCGCTCGAGCACCTGAAAGCGACGTTCTCTCTCCCCCGCTAA
- a CDS encoding PIN domain-containing protein, whose translation MERVAIDTSALMMPVELDVRLFDELERLLESFEPVTPQPVLEELRRLAEKGGTEGTAANVGHDLATERCLAVDTEASYADDALVELARQGHADYVVTNDRPLRDRVLEAGVPVIALRGRNKLAITRP comes from the coding sequence ATGGAGCGGGTCGCCATCGACACCAGTGCGCTCATGATGCCGGTCGAACTCGACGTCAGGCTGTTCGACGAACTCGAGCGACTCCTCGAGTCGTTCGAGCCGGTCACGCCACAGCCGGTGTTGGAGGAGTTGCGCCGGCTCGCCGAGAAAGGTGGCACCGAGGGCACCGCAGCGAACGTGGGCCACGATCTGGCGACCGAACGCTGTCTCGCCGTCGACACGGAGGCATCGTACGCCGACGACGCGCTCGTCGAACTCGCCCGCCAGGGCCACGCCGACTACGTCGTCACGAACGACCGACCGCTTCGGGACCGCGTGCTCGAGGCGGGTGTACCGGTAATTGCATTACGCGGGAGAAACAAACTAGCGATCACTCGACCATAG
- a CDS encoding DNA-directed RNA polymerase, translating to MYKRVRLKDTVEVPPKELGDVSPGLVKRLLQDKLEGRMDEEVGSVVSVTEVHDIGKGAVLPNRPGVYYEAEFDAVTFDPQMQEVVDGTVVEVVEFGAFVGIGPVDGLLHVSQISDEYLAFDGENQRLSSNESDRALGVDDAVRARIVTKSIDERNPRDSKIGLTAKQPGLGKHGWLKEDRDAQEATTGE from the coding sequence ATGTACAAACGGGTCAGATTGAAAGACACGGTGGAGGTACCGCCGAAGGAGCTGGGCGACGTCTCGCCCGGGCTGGTCAAGCGACTGCTCCAGGACAAACTCGAAGGACGGATGGACGAGGAAGTAGGCAGCGTCGTCTCGGTCACCGAAGTTCACGATATCGGCAAGGGTGCGGTCTTGCCCAATCGGCCGGGCGTCTACTACGAGGCGGAGTTCGACGCTGTCACCTTCGATCCGCAGATGCAAGAGGTCGTCGACGGCACCGTCGTCGAGGTCGTCGAGTTCGGTGCGTTCGTCGGGATCGGCCCGGTCGACGGCCTGTTGCACGTCTCCCAGATCTCCGACGAATACCTCGCCTTCGACGGCGAGAACCAGCGCCTCTCCTCGAACGAGTCCGACCGCGCACTCGGCGTCGACGACGCCGTCCGGGCCCGCATCGTCACCAAGAGCATCGACGAGCGCAACCCGCGGGACTCGAAGATCGGGCTCACGGCCAAACAGCCCGGACTGGGCAAACACGGCTGGCTCAAAGAGGACCGGGACGCACAAGAAGCCACCACGGGTGAGTAA
- a CDS encoding site-2 protease family protein yields the protein MDYGLSSPAFLSVPEVFGSSTLTWILVGVAAYWLALVALRKGGLLPGYVGAQGPIMTIHTKRGRAFLDRLAGPKRFWRAWANLGVGIAIVVMVGMFAMLLIAALSALQAPETTEVQQPQNVLVIPGVNDFLPLSAAPGIVFGLLVGLVVHEGGHGLLCRVEDIDIESMGVAMLAILPIGAFVEPDERDQRETDRGGQTRMFAAGVTFNFAVTIVAFALLFGPIVGAISVAPGAAVGGVAPGSPAEAAEIEPNDRITAVDGTDLETNDDLAATLQETDADEVAVELNDGERTTTVERSVLVTASAGDDTVGVVTGDTIVAVEDEPVATERGFLETVENESVATLTVEDEDGDREDRDVPIGAAVQVAPDGPLATAGGPAGELFVITEIDDQELTTYDDLEVVLAETEPDEDVTVTGYHDGDTVEYDVTLDENPREDSGFLGIRGIAGVSGLSVNDIGIQLYPADEYLALLGGGGDSSVSDTFVDSFLGKIVIALGLPIVGFLELLPFNFAGFTGGIENFYETRGALSLFGDGTVFAVANLLFWTGWINVQLGFFNCIPAFPLDGGHILRTSTEAILSRLPIETTRGMVRSVTTMIGLTMLVSFLLMVFGPSLFAG from the coding sequence ATGGACTACGGCCTCTCCTCGCCCGCCTTCCTCTCGGTCCCCGAGGTGTTCGGCTCGAGCACGCTCACCTGGATTCTCGTTGGCGTCGCGGCCTACTGGCTCGCGCTCGTGGCCCTGCGCAAGGGTGGCCTGCTCCCCGGCTACGTCGGCGCGCAGGGACCGATTATGACGATACACACGAAACGCGGCCGCGCGTTCCTCGATCGCCTCGCCGGTCCGAAGCGGTTCTGGCGAGCCTGGGCCAACCTCGGCGTCGGAATCGCGATCGTCGTGATGGTCGGCATGTTCGCGATGTTGCTGATCGCGGCGCTCTCTGCGCTTCAGGCCCCGGAGACGACGGAGGTTCAACAGCCACAGAACGTCCTCGTCATCCCGGGCGTCAACGACTTCCTGCCGCTTTCTGCGGCCCCGGGGATCGTCTTCGGACTGCTCGTCGGACTCGTCGTCCACGAGGGTGGCCACGGTCTGCTCTGTCGGGTCGAGGACATCGACATCGAGTCGATGGGTGTCGCAATGTTGGCGATCCTCCCGATCGGCGCGTTCGTCGAACCCGACGAGAGAGATCAGCGCGAGACCGATCGTGGCGGTCAGACCCGGATGTTCGCCGCCGGCGTCACGTTCAACTTCGCGGTCACGATCGTCGCGTTCGCGTTGCTCTTCGGTCCGATCGTCGGCGCGATCAGCGTCGCACCCGGCGCCGCCGTCGGCGGCGTCGCCCCGGGATCGCCCGCCGAGGCGGCCGAGATCGAACCGAACGACCGGATCACGGCCGTCGACGGCACCGACCTCGAGACCAACGACGACCTCGCGGCGACACTCCAAGAGACCGACGCCGACGAGGTGGCGGTCGAGCTCAACGACGGGGAGCGCACGACGACCGTCGAACGGTCGGTGCTTGTGACCGCCTCGGCCGGGGACGACACCGTCGGCGTCGTCACAGGTGACACCATCGTCGCCGTCGAGGACGAACCCGTCGCGACCGAGCGCGGCTTCCTCGAGACCGTCGAGAACGAGTCGGTCGCCACCTTGACCGTCGAGGACGAAGATGGCGATCGCGAGGACCGTGACGTGCCGATCGGTGCGGCCGTCCAGGTCGCCCCGGACGGCCCTCTCGCGACTGCCGGCGGTCCCGCGGGCGAACTGTTCGTAATCACCGAGATCGACGATCAGGAGCTGACGACCTACGACGACCTCGAGGTGGTCTTGGCCGAGACGGAGCCTGACGAAGACGTTACTGTCACGGGCTATCACGACGGTGACACCGTCGAGTACGACGTCACGCTCGATGAGAACCCCCGCGAGGACAGCGGCTTTCTCGGTATCAGAGGGATCGCAGGCGTCTCCGGACTCTCCGTAAACGACATCGGCATCCAGCTCTATCCGGCCGACGAGTACCTCGCCTTACTCGGCGGCGGCGGCGACAGCAGCGTCAGCGACACGTTCGTCGACTCGTTCCTCGGGAAGATCGTCATCGCGCTCGGGTTGCCGATCGTCGGCTTCCTCGAGCTGTTGCCGTTTAACTTCGCCGGCTTCACCGGTGGTATCGAGAACTTCTACGAGACGCGAGGTGCGCTTTCTCTGTTCGGTGACGGCACCGTCTTCGCGGTCGCGAACCTGCTTTTCTGGACCGGGTGGATCAACGTCCAGCTCGGGTTTTTCAACTGCATTCCGGCCTTCCCGCTCGACGGCGGACACATCTTGCGGACCAGCACCGAAGCGATTCTCTCGCGGCTGCCGATCGAGACGACCCGTGGCATGGTGCGGTCCGTGACGACGATGATCGGACTGACGATGCTCGTGAGTTTCCTCCTCATGGTGTTCGGTCCGTCCCTGTTTGCCGGATGA
- a CDS encoding heme-binding protein — protein sequence MERREAPPTDEGWYVLHDFRSIDWDAWRDAPDHRRERAIEDGSEFLASCERLDDAEEGDSATFTVLGHEADLLVLHLRPSMAALDELERQFEQTAVAEFTDRTDSYVSVTEVSGYVSSEYFEDGEVDAGIENYIRMRLHPSIPDAEYVNFYPMDKRRGETDNWYDLPYDERAEHLEAHGEIGKAYAGKVTQVISSSIGFDDYEWGVTLFADDPTDIKDLLYEMRFDPSTSRYAEFGSFYVGRRFAPENLDAFLAGEAVSQEPAEGHDEGERGHPHAGAGDSPHGEGRPHGESDEGTDEGEAVRSELEDQGVYAGSPHGEDVHAVVLYSTADVDELFEEVDGLRTNFDHYDTHVKTAVYGSHDGGDENAVVSLWETERAAETAAGFLAELPDVVRQAGDDETDSWGTMGMFYTVKPDHREDFVGTFEDVGTVLSGMDGHRKSDLLVNHEDENDMFIASRWDSREDAMAFFRSDEFAETVEYGRDVLADRPRHVFLA from the coding sequence ATGGAACGACGCGAAGCGCCACCGACCGACGAGGGATGGTACGTCCTTCACGACTTCCGGTCGATCGACTGGGACGCCTGGCGAGACGCTCCTGACCACCGCCGCGAGCGAGCCATCGAGGACGGTAGCGAGTTTCTCGCTTCCTGTGAACGCCTCGACGACGCCGAGGAGGGCGACTCGGCGACGTTTACGGTGCTCGGCCACGAAGCGGACCTCCTGGTGCTCCACCTCCGGCCGTCGATGGCGGCTCTCGACGAGCTAGAACGGCAGTTCGAACAGACCGCAGTAGCCGAGTTCACCGATCGAACCGACTCCTACGTCTCGGTGACCGAGGTCTCGGGGTACGTCTCGAGCGAGTACTTCGAGGACGGCGAGGTCGACGCCGGCATCGAGAACTACATCCGGATGCGGCTGCACCCGTCGATCCCGGACGCCGAGTACGTCAACTTCTACCCGATGGACAAACGCCGCGGCGAGACCGACAACTGGTACGATCTGCCCTACGATGAACGCGCCGAGCACCTCGAGGCCCACGGCGAGATCGGCAAGGCCTACGCGGGGAAGGTCACCCAGGTCATCTCGAGCAGCATCGGCTTCGACGATTACGAGTGGGGCGTGACCCTGTTCGCCGACGATCCGACGGATATCAAAGACCTGCTGTACGAGATGCGCTTCGATCCCTCGACCTCGAGGTACGCCGAGTTCGGATCGTTCTACGTCGGCCGCCGGTTCGCCCCGGAGAACCTCGATGCGTTCCTCGCCGGCGAGGCTGTCTCCCAGGAGCCGGCCGAAGGTCACGACGAGGGAGAACGCGGACACCCCCATGCGGGTGCGGGCGACTCGCCACACGGTGAGGGCCGCCCACACGGCGAGTCGGACGAGGGGACGGACGAAGGCGAGGCCGTCAGAAGCGAACTCGAGGACCAGGGCGTCTACGCGGGCTCGCCCCACGGCGAGGACGTCCACGCGGTCGTGCTCTACTCGACGGCCGACGTCGACGAGCTCTTCGAGGAGGTCGACGGCCTCCGGACGAACTTCGATCACTACGACACACACGTCAAGACCGCAGTCTACGGGTCACACGACGGAGGCGACGAAAACGCCGTCGTGAGCCTCTGGGAGACCGAGCGTGCGGCGGAGACGGCTGCCGGTTTCCTCGCCGAATTGCCCGACGTCGTCCGTCAAGCCGGCGACGACGAAACGGATTCGTGGGGGACGATGGGCATGTTCTACACGGTCAAACCCGACCACCGCGAGGACTTCGTCGGCACGTTCGAGGACGTCGGTACCGTCCTGTCGGGAATGGACGGTCACCGAAAGAGCGACCTGCTCGTCAACCACGAGGACGAAAACGACATGTTCATCGCCAGCCGCTGGGATTCCCGCGAGGACGCGATGGCATTTTTCCGCAGCGACGAGTTCGCCGAGACTGTCGAGTACGGCCGGGACGTGCTCGCAGACCGGCCCCGGCACGTCTTCCTCGCCTGA
- a CDS encoding GTP-dependent dephospho-CoA kinase family protein: protein MTRDTDDATAASDEPLLTLPESLRSELKDPLGPIETDASDLLAQADGPIVAVGDVVTYHLREAGHEPAIALVDGRTKRSAVDEEIREAVTTGATLEVVNPPAAITVDLLEALCAALEAPEPTTILVDGEEDLATLPAIVAAPEGAHVVYGQPDEGMVLVEVDEEVREEVRSLLERFEGDHERLWTLLE from the coding sequence GTGACTCGCGATACGGACGACGCGACGGCCGCGTCCGACGAGCCGTTGCTCACTCTCCCCGAGTCGCTTCGGAGCGAACTCAAAGATCCTCTGGGTCCGATCGAAACCGACGCGTCCGACCTGCTCGCCCAAGCTGACGGGCCGATCGTCGCCGTCGGCGACGTCGTCACCTACCACCTCCGCGAAGCCGGCCACGAACCCGCCATCGCCCTCGTCGACGGACGTACCAAACGCAGTGCCGTCGACGAGGAGATCCGTGAAGCGGTGACGACCGGCGCGACGCTCGAGGTCGTCAACCCGCCCGCCGCGATCACCGTCGACCTGCTCGAGGCCCTCTGTGCGGCTCTCGAGGCCCCCGAGCCGACCACGATCCTCGTCGACGGTGAGGAAGACCTCGCGACGCTGCCGGCGATCGTCGCCGCCCCCGAGGGTGCACACGTCGTCTACGGCCAGCCAGACGAGGGGATGGTCCTCGTCGAGGTCGACGAGGAGGTCCGCGAGGAGGTCCGGTCGCTGCTCGAGCGCTTCGAGGGCGACCACGAGCGGCTGTGGACGCTGCTCGAGTGA
- the lysS gene encoding lysine--tRNA ligase encodes MTIENDSERPYTLQAEDGDDHHAFWADEVADRIVSREPDEPIVVKGGISPSGVPHLGNVNEILRGYFVAEVLRDRGYEVEQVFTADDRDPLRKLPRTLCDLEGNLVDLGEVDAGALGRNLGVPYTDVPDPFGCCDSYGDHFATIIEDSADAVDVPIEFVSTTELYESGELEDVVSHVLENEDRAREVLASYQDKVDDDYVPFNPICAECGKITETVTDVDVGGEASSASDGRAGSDETRETAGTVEYRCTDMEAGDRTIEGCGHEGEATFREGKLPWRFEWPAQWQVLGVDFEPFGKDHAEGSWPSGQDVARNVLEIEPPVPMVYEWFTLDGEPFSSSAGNVILVSEVLELLEPEVLRYFFAKDPSKARDFSIERLDQLVDEFDRFERIYFDEVEASEDEREFADRVYPFVVDGAAAAADPERVDRHAEESREERIRLPYTFAAVLGMTDDPDLREEIARREGHIPADAPEWAIEDALARVERARNWARRTGNEFDYELKRSEIPDHEFDEATETALDELADFIEEGHEPEEIQGEIYETAKRHDVDVGDFFAAGYRLFFDEQQGPKLGTFLAKVDREFVVARLRRER; translated from the coding sequence ATGACAATTGAGAACGACTCCGAACGTCCGTACACCCTCCAGGCCGAGGACGGAGACGACCACCACGCCTTCTGGGCTGATGAAGTGGCGGATCGGATCGTCTCCCGGGAGCCGGACGAGCCGATCGTCGTCAAAGGCGGCATCTCGCCCTCCGGCGTCCCCCACCTCGGCAACGTCAACGAGATCCTGCGGGGCTACTTCGTCGCCGAGGTGCTTCGCGATCGCGGCTACGAGGTCGAGCAGGTGTTCACCGCCGACGACCGCGACCCGCTCCGGAAGCTCCCCCGAACGCTGTGTGACCTCGAGGGGAACCTCGTCGACTTAGGCGAGGTCGACGCCGGCGCGCTCGGTCGGAACCTCGGCGTGCCCTACACCGACGTTCCCGATCCGTTTGGCTGCTGTGACTCCTATGGTGACCACTTCGCGACCATCATCGAGGACAGCGCCGACGCCGTCGACGTCCCCATCGAGTTCGTCTCGACGACGGAACTGTACGAGTCGGGCGAACTCGAGGACGTCGTCTCCCACGTCCTCGAAAACGAGGATCGCGCCCGAGAGGTCCTCGCTTCCTACCAGGACAAGGTCGACGACGACTACGTCCCGTTCAACCCGATCTGTGCGGAGTGTGGGAAGATCACCGAAACGGTGACCGACGTCGACGTCGGTGGCGAGGCGTCTAGCGCCTCGGACGGTCGAGCGGGGAGCGACGAGACCCGAGAGACGGCCGGCACCGTCGAGTACCGCTGTACCGACATGGAAGCTGGCGATCGGACTATCGAGGGCTGTGGTCACGAGGGGGAAGCGACGTTCCGGGAGGGGAAACTGCCCTGGCGCTTCGAGTGGCCCGCCCAGTGGCAAGTCCTTGGCGTCGACTTCGAGCCGTTCGGCAAGGACCACGCCGAGGGCTCCTGGCCGAGCGGCCAGGACGTCGCCCGCAACGTCCTCGAGATCGAACCGCCCGTGCCGATGGTCTACGAGTGGTTCACCCTCGACGGCGAGCCATTCTCCTCGTCGGCGGGCAACGTGATCCTCGTCTCGGAGGTGCTCGAGCTGTTAGAGCCCGAAGTCCTGCGGTACTTCTTCGCGAAAGACCCCTCGAAGGCACGCGACTTCAGCATCGAACGACTCGATCAGCTGGTCGACGAGTTCGACCGCTTCGAGCGGATCTACTTCGACGAGGTCGAAGCCAGCGAAGACGAACGCGAGTTCGCCGACCGCGTCTATCCGTTCGTGGTCGATGGGGCGGCTGCCGCCGCCGATCCGGAGCGTGTCGACCGGCACGCAGAGGAGTCTCGCGAGGAGCGAATCCGACTGCCTTACACTTTCGCCGCGGTGCTCGGCATGACCGACGATCCCGACTTGCGCGAGGAGATCGCTCGCCGGGAGGGACACATTCCAGCGGACGCTCCCGAGTGGGCAATCGAGGATGCGCTGGCACGGGTCGAGCGAGCGCGCAACTGGGCTCGACGGACGGGCAACGAGTTCGACTACGAGCTCAAACGATCCGAAATACCCGACCACGAGTTCGACGAGGCGACCGAGACGGCGCTCGACGAACTCGCTGACTTCATCGAGGAAGGCCACGAGCCCGAGGAGATCCAAGGCGAGATCTACGAGACGGCAAAGCGCCACGACGTCGACGTCGGCGACTTCTTCGCCGCCGGTTACCGGCTCTTTTTCGACGAACAGCAGGGACCGAAACTCGGCACCTTCCTCGCGAAGGTCGATCGGGAGTTCGTCGTCGCACGGCTGCGCCGCGAGCGATAG
- the spt4 gene encoding transcription elongation factor subunit Spt4 produces the protein MASNRLACRECHTINDPDAETCENCSSSSLTEDWAGYVSISHPEDSEIATEMQVTEPGAYALKVR, from the coding sequence ATGGCATCCAACCGCCTCGCCTGCCGGGAGTGTCACACGATAAACGATCCCGACGCCGAAACCTGCGAGAACTGTAGCTCCTCGTCGCTGACCGAGGACTGGGCCGGCTACGTCTCGATCTCCCATCCCGAGGACAGCGAGATCGCCACGGAGATGCAGGTCACCGAGCCGGGCGCGTACGCACTCAAGGTCCGCTGA
- the pyrH gene encoding UMP kinase translates to MKVVVSIGGSVLVPDPGTNRAGEYAAVIDELVADGCRVGAVVGGGGVARTYIGAARNLGANEIELDQLGIDVTRLNARLLIAGLGEDAVTAPALDYEEGGEALRQGEICVMGGVAPGQTTDAVAAALAEYVDADLLVYATSVPGVYDADPNEVDGATKHDELAAAELVDVIASIEMTAGSSAPVDLLAAKIIQRSGMRTIVLDGTDPDRIARAVRHGKHDGTDVIPENVGEEPTYWASDDN, encoded by the coding sequence ATGAAAGTGGTCGTTTCTATCGGCGGGAGCGTGCTCGTGCCCGATCCGGGTACGAATCGGGCTGGCGAGTACGCCGCCGTCATCGACGAGCTGGTCGCAGACGGCTGTCGGGTCGGTGCCGTCGTCGGCGGCGGCGGCGTCGCACGCACGTACATCGGGGCCGCTCGAAATCTCGGTGCGAACGAGATCGAGCTCGACCAGCTTGGAATCGACGTCACCCGGCTCAATGCCCGGCTGCTCATCGCCGGACTCGGCGAGGACGCGGTGACCGCGCCCGCACTCGACTACGAGGAAGGAGGCGAGGCACTCAGGCAGGGCGAGATCTGTGTCATGGGTGGCGTCGCCCCCGGCCAGACGACCGACGCCGTCGCCGCTGCACTCGCGGAGTACGTCGACGCCGATCTGCTCGTCTACGCGACGAGCGTTCCCGGCGTCTACGACGCCGACCCCAACGAGGTCGACGGAGCGACCAAACACGACGAACTCGCAGCTGCCGAACTCGTCGACGTCATCGCCTCCATCGAGATGACCGCCGGCTCTTCAGCGCCCGTCGACCTGCTCGCGGCGAAGATCATCCAGCGCTCGGGGATGCGGACCATCGTCCTCGACGGTACCGATCCCGACCGGATTGCACGGGCGGTCCGTCACGGGAAACACGACGGCACCGACGTCATTCCCGAAAACGTCGGCGAAGAACCGACCTACTGGGCCAGCGATGACAATTGA